A region of Streptomyces sp. WMMC500 DNA encodes the following proteins:
- a CDS encoding SDR family oxidoreductase, translated as MSGAGGAPGAAGPADAAGRREAPGGQDAVRRGQARGVLVVGGDSAIGLAVADAFADAGDRVAGCGLTDCAHPSYAAYATADCADPAIAARCVRTAAEALGRLDVVVLAAAAQPVARAAETTDAQWRLAQSATLDTAFFVARAALPRLPPGSAVVAVTSVNAFLAAPGLPGYAAAKAGVEGLVRQLALDYGPRGIRVNAVAPGMIGAPPLAHVAEGYPLGRTGTPPEVAAAVHFLASPAASFVTGAVLPVDGGLSISSPAAWLRPDLRERFLEPDAGPV; from the coding sequence GTGAGCGGCGCGGGCGGGGCGCCGGGCGCGGCGGGCCCGGCGGACGCCGCGGGCAGGCGGGAGGCGCCGGGCGGACAGGACGCGGTCCGGCGCGGGCAGGCGCGCGGAGTCCTCGTCGTCGGGGGCGACTCGGCGATCGGGCTCGCGGTGGCGGACGCCTTCGCCGACGCCGGCGACCGGGTCGCCGGCTGCGGGCTGACGGACTGCGCGCACCCGTCGTACGCCGCGTACGCCACCGCCGACTGCGCGGACCCGGCGATCGCGGCCCGCTGTGTGCGGACGGCGGCGGAGGCACTGGGGCGGCTCGACGTCGTGGTGCTGGCCGCGGCGGCCCAGCCGGTGGCCCGGGCCGCCGAGACCACCGACGCGCAGTGGCGGCTGGCCCAGTCCGCCACCTTGGACACGGCGTTCTTCGTCGCCCGCGCGGCGCTCCCCCGGCTCCCGCCCGGGTCGGCCGTCGTCGCCGTCACCTCGGTGAACGCCTTCCTCGCCGCACCCGGACTGCCCGGTTACGCGGCGGCGAAGGCGGGCGTCGAGGGCCTGGTGCGTCAGCTCGCCCTGGACTACGGCCCGCGCGGCATCCGCGTCAACGCGGTGGCGCCGGGCATGATCGGCGCCCCGCCCCTGGCGCACGTGGCCGAGGGCTATCCGCTGGGCCGCACCGGCACGCCGCCGGAGGTCGCCGCGGCCGTGCACTTCCTGGCGTCGCCCGCGGCGTCCTTCGTCACGGGCGCGGTCCTGCCGGTCGACGGCGGCCTCAGCATCTCCTCCCCCGCCGCCTGGCTCCGCCCCGACCTGCGGGAGCGCTTCCTGGAGCCGGATGCCGGTCCCGTATGA
- a CDS encoding glycoside hydrolase family 16 protein, translating into MPRATPLVAAVAVAAALPLLAAAPPPAASPAPAAPAAAEAAGPPGAGWTQVFGDEFAGTAVDTAKWNFRTDVKANSAQRPQNVSQSGGALHVALRKEDHAGKQFTGGGVISRKHLRYGYYETRARINDGAGWHTAFWLQAGDGSTTFPAEQRTEIDGFETDSVNPTRTSHNVHGWVGSGVHGPVTYGSGTYDTGLDLRQWHTYGIDWSESGVRFYVDGSLTYTAPYTPGQWMHDYTAVWLTSIATGSLPDAGKLPSAASFDYVRYWQRDYYVDNDGAAAYGHSTTGTWQPSALTGWTRDSPVSYGCAAGAEATWRPRLRAAGTYEAFIRKSVSSTGGDPAAQVTLDNGGAVSTRTLDERSGSPGWVSLGTQEYEAGTGASVSLTASGTGCAHADAVKFVRR; encoded by the coding sequence ATGCCCCGTGCCACCCCCCTCGTCGCGGCGGTCGCCGTCGCCGCCGCCCTGCCGCTGCTCGCCGCCGCCCCGCCCCCCGCCGCCTCACCGGCCCCCGCCGCGCCCGCCGCGGCGGAGGCCGCGGGGCCGCCCGGGGCCGGCTGGACCCAGGTCTTCGGCGACGAGTTCGCCGGCACCGCCGTCGACACCGCGAAGTGGAACTTCCGCACCGACGTGAAGGCCAACAGCGCCCAGCGCCCGCAGAACGTCTCCCAGTCCGGCGGCGCCCTGCACGTCGCGCTCAGGAAGGAGGACCACGCCGGCAAGCAGTTCACCGGCGGCGGCGTCATCTCCAGGAAGCACCTGCGCTACGGCTACTACGAGACCCGCGCACGGATCAACGACGGCGCCGGCTGGCACACCGCCTTCTGGCTCCAGGCCGGCGACGGCAGCACCACGTTCCCGGCCGAACAGCGCACGGAGATCGACGGCTTCGAGACCGACTCGGTCAACCCCACCAGGACCTCGCACAACGTGCACGGCTGGGTGGGCAGCGGCGTCCACGGCCCGGTCACCTACGGCTCCGGGACGTACGACACCGGCCTCGACCTCAGGCAGTGGCACACCTACGGCATCGACTGGTCCGAAAGCGGCGTCCGGTTCTACGTCGACGGCAGCCTCACGTACACGGCCCCGTACACCCCCGGCCAGTGGATGCACGACTACACCGCGGTCTGGCTCACCAGCATCGCCACCGGTTCGCTGCCCGACGCGGGCAAGCTGCCGTCGGCCGCCTCCTTCGACTACGTCCGCTACTGGCAGCGCGACTACTACGTCGACAACGACGGCGCCGCCGCCTACGGCCACTCCACCACCGGCACCTGGCAGCCCAGCGCGCTCACCGGCTGGACCAGGGACTCGCCCGTCTCCTACGGCTGCGCGGCGGGCGCCGAGGCGACGTGGCGTCCGCGGCTGCGGGCGGCCGGCACGTACGAGGCGTTCATCCGCAAGTCCGTCTCCTCAACCGGCGGCGACCCGGCCGCGCAGGTGACCCTGGACAACGGCGGCGCCGTGTCCACCCGCACCCTGGACGAGCGCTCCGGCAGCCCGGGCTGGGTCTCGCTGGGCACCCAGGAGTACGAGGCCGGCACGGGCGCGTCGGTGTCGCTCACCGCGAGCGGTACGGGCTGTGCGCACGCCGACGCGGTGAAGTTCGTACGCCGGTAG
- a CDS encoding dihydrodipicolinate synthase family protein → MSRPVRGLVPVLATPFHPDGSLDRASLRRLTAFQLSAGADGVAVFGMASEGFALTAADRDAVLADVRDVVAGAVPVVAGVSPTSLATALEQCGQAVAGGADALMVLPPYLAKPGARQLVDFYGALGERAGAPVMVQDAAATTGVAMPVPLVTEFAKLEGVDSVKVESAPTVPKIAETVAAAPAGFDVLGGQNAFFLLEELAAGAVGTMPACEFTDALRPVLDAWAAGRAAEAHGAYERLLPLIRFGMQAGFAWAVHKEVLVRRGVIGSAAVRLPAKGLTEPLRGQLDGILSRLALPPVAAGGAR, encoded by the coding sequence ATGAGCCGGCCCGTACGAGGTCTCGTCCCCGTCCTCGCGACCCCCTTCCACCCGGACGGGAGCCTCGATCGCGCCTCGCTGCGCCGGCTCACCGCGTTCCAACTGAGCGCCGGGGCGGACGGGGTGGCGGTCTTCGGCATGGCGAGCGAGGGCTTCGCGCTCACCGCCGCCGACCGGGACGCGGTCCTCGCGGACGTACGGGACGTGGTCGCCGGCGCCGTGCCGGTGGTGGCCGGCGTCAGCCCGACGAGCCTGGCGACGGCCCTGGAGCAGTGCGGGCAGGCCGTCGCGGGCGGCGCGGACGCGCTGATGGTGCTGCCGCCGTACCTCGCGAAGCCCGGCGCCCGGCAGCTCGTCGACTTCTACGGGGCACTCGGGGAGCGCGCGGGTGCGCCGGTCATGGTGCAGGACGCCGCCGCCACGACGGGGGTGGCGATGCCGGTGCCGCTGGTCACGGAGTTCGCCAAGCTCGAAGGGGTGGACTCGGTGAAGGTCGAGTCGGCGCCGACCGTACCGAAGATCGCGGAGACGGTGGCCGCGGCCCCGGCGGGGTTCGACGTGCTCGGGGGGCAGAACGCCTTCTTCCTGCTGGAGGAGCTGGCCGCGGGCGCGGTGGGGACCATGCCGGCGTGCGAGTTCACCGACGCGCTGCGGCCGGTGCTGGACGCCTGGGCCGCGGGGCGGGCGGCGGAGGCGCACGGGGCGTACGAACGGCTGCTGCCGCTGATCCGGTTCGGCATGCAGGCGGGGTTCGCCTGGGCGGTGCACAAGGAGGTGCTGGTACGGCGCGGGGTGATCGGCTCCGCGGCGGTCCGGCTGCCGGCGAAGGGGCTCACGGAGCCGCTGCGGGGGCAGTTGGACGGGATCCTGTCGCGGCTGGCGCTGCCGCCGGTGGCCGCGGGCGGGGCGCGGTGA